One window from the genome of Saccharomyces mikatae IFO 1815 strain IFO1815 genome assembly, chromosome: 6 encodes:
- the SMKI06G0730 gene encoding gag protein, translated as MESQQSSQNSPISHGSACASVTSTEVHTNQDPLDVSASKIQEFEKASTKAHSQQTTTPHSSAVPENHHHASPPADQVPLPQDGPLPQQRMMTPQQANISGWQVYGHPTLMPYPPYQMTPMYVPSKSNSQFTQYLPPDGTHRNTSSPESENSFTDSSSAKSNMTSTNNYVRPPPILTSPNDFLSWVKTYIKFLQNSNLGDIIPTTTGKVVRQMTDNELTFLCHTFQLFAPSQFLPTWVKDILSIDYTDIMKILSKSIEKMQSDNQEANDIVTLANLQYNGSTPAEAFETKVTNIIDRLNNNGIHINNKVACQLIMRGLSGEYKFLRYTRHRYLNMTVAELFLDIHAIYEEQQESRRSKPSYRRNPSDERNDSRTYMNTTKPKAITRSSQKTNNSKSRTARAHNVFTSKNSPGTDNDSIGESTTGPIQLNNKHDLHLRPETY; from the coding sequence atggaatcccaacaatcatctcaaaattcgccaATCTCTCATGGTAGCGCCTGTGCTTCGGTTACTTCTACAGAAGTCCACACAAATCAAGATCCGTTAGacgtttcagcttccaaaattcaagaatttgagaAGGCTTCCACTAAGGCTCATTCTCAACAGACAACGACACCTCACTCGTCTGCTGTTCCAGAGAACCATCATCATGCCTCTCCTCCAGCTGATCAAGTACCATTGCCACAAGATGGGCCGCTCCCACAGCAGCGCATGATGACTCCCCAACAAGCCAATATTTCTGGTTGGCAGGTATACGGGCACCCAACTTTGATGCCGTATCCACCTTATCAAATGACACCCATGTATGTTCCATCTAAGTCAAACTCACAGTTTACACAATATTTACCACCTGATGGAACACATCGAAACACTTCATCACCCGAGTCCGAAAATTCATTTACTGATTCATCCTCAGCGAAGTCTAATATGACATCCACTAATAATTATGTCAGACCACCACCAATCTTAACCTCACCTAATGACTTCCTAAGTTGGGTTAAAACATACATtaaatttttgcaaaattcaaatctcgGTGATATTATTCCGACAACAACCGGAAAAGTAGTACGTCAGATGACAGATAATGAACTCACCTTCTTATGTCACACTTTTCAATTATTCGCTCCATCTCAGTTCCTACCCACCTGGGTCAAAGACATCCTATCTATTGATTATACGGATATCATGAAAATTCTGTCGAAAAGCATCGAAAAAATGCAATCTGATAATCAAGAGGCAAATGACATCGTGACACTCGCAAATTTGCAATATAATGGCAGTACGCCTGCAGAAgcatttgaaacaaaagtcACAAACATTATTGACAGACTAAATAACAATGGCATTCACATCAATAACAAAGTAGCATGCCAACTAATCATGAGAGGCCTATCTGGCgaatacaaatttttacGCTACACACGTCATCGATATCTAAATATGACAGTTGCTGAACTATTTTTAGACATCCATGCTATCTATGAAGAACAACAGGAATCAAGACGCAGCAAACCTTCTTACAGGAGAAATCCGAGTGATGAGAGAAATGATTCTCGAACTTACATGAATACGACCAAACCCAAAGCTATAACTCGAAGTTcccaaaaaacaaataattcGAAATCAAGAACAGCCAGGGCTCATAACGTATTCACATCTAAAAACTCTCCCGGTACTGACAACGATTCCATCGGTGAATCAACTACCGGACCGattcaattgaataataaGCACGACCTTCACCTTAGGCCAGAAACTTACTGA